A single window of Lynx canadensis isolate LIC74 chromosome C2, mLynCan4.pri.v2, whole genome shotgun sequence DNA harbors:
- the LOC115523946 gene encoding cytochrome c: protein MGDVEKGKKIFVQKCAQCHTVEKGGKHKTGPNLHGLFGRKTGQAPGFSYTDANKNKGITWGEETLMEYLENPKKYIPGTKMIFAGIKKPGERADLIAYLKKATME, encoded by the coding sequence atgggtgatGTTGAGAAGGGCAAGAAGATTTTTGTTCAGAAGTGTGCCCAGTGCCATACTGTGGAAAAGGGAGGCAAGCACAAGACTGGGCCAAATCTCCACGGTTTATTTGGGCGAAAGACAGGCCAAGCCCCTGGGTTTTCTTACACGGATGCCAACAAGAACAAAGGCATCACCTGGGGAGAGGAGACACTGATGGAGTATttggagaatcccaagaagtacATCCCTGGAACAAAAATGATCTTCGCTGGCATTAAGAAGCCAGGGGAAAGAGCAGACTTGATAGCTTATCTCAAAAAAGCTACTATGGAGTAA